In Brienomyrus brachyistius isolate T26 chromosome 14, BBRACH_0.4, whole genome shotgun sequence, the following proteins share a genomic window:
- the LOC125707750 gene encoding dehydrogenase/reductase SDR family member 7-like, which yields MDCCVATLLCLGTALYLLVQVIRFIFADADLTLLWMVTFGKTPESTLRGKVVWITGASSGIGKELACQLASLGARLIISGTREVELQKVKNHCLELGSLKEGDVLVLPFDLLERDTHAAKTRVAIQHFGNIDILINNGGRSQRSLFQDTNLEVIQALMDINYLGSVSVTKHVLPHMMQQGTGTLVAVSSVVGLAGAPLVTGYSASKHALQGFFNSLRTELADYPGITISTVCPGPVQSGIVQNAFTEELHRPVAVAGEQSHKMATSRCVRLMLVGIANQVKEMWIGQQPFLLMPYLWQYAPTWAWSITGMLGKRRMENFKAGLDADSSYFTKPKTS from the exons ATGGATTGCTGTGTGGCGACCTTGCTGTGCCTCGGCACAGCGCTGTACTTGCTCGTTCAGGTGATTCGTTTCATCTTTGCGGACGCCGATCTGACTTTGCTCTGGATGGTGACGTTTGGAAAGACGCCAG AGAGTACATTGCGGGGAAAGGTGGTTTGGATTACAGGGGCTTCCAGCGGCATAGGAAAGGAGCTGGCCTGTCAGCTAGCAAGCCTGGGGGCTCGCCTGATCATCTCCGGCACGCGGGAGGTTGAGCTGCAGAAGGTGAAGAACCATTGTTTGG AGCTCGGCAGTTTGAAGGAAGGGGACGTTTTGGTCCTTCCCTTTGACTTGCTGGAGCGAGACACTCATGCTGCCAAAACGAGGGTCGCgatacagcactttggcaat ATTGACATCCTGATCAACAATGGGGGGCGCAGTCAGCGCTCCCTGTTCCAGGACACGAATCTGGAAGTTATCCAGGCCCTGATGGACATCAACTATCTGGGCAGCGTGTCGGTCACCAAGCACGTCTTGCCACACATGATGCAGCAGGGCACCGGCACCCTGGTAGCGGTCAGCAGTGTGGTGGGGCTGGCGGGGGCACCCCTGGTCACTGGCTACTCTGCTAGCAAGCATGCCCTGCAG GGTTTTTTCAACTCGCTGCGCACTGAGCTGGCAGACTACCCCGGGATCACCATAAGCACTGTATGTCCGGGGCCTGTGCAGTCTGGTATCGTCCAAAATGCCTTCACCGAGGAATTACATCGG CCGGTAGCTGTCGCAGGAGAACAGAGCCACAAGATGGCCACCTCGCGGTGCGTACGCTTGATGTTGGTGGGCATAGCCAATCAGGTCAAGGAGATGTGGATCGGTCAGCAGCCGTTCCTGCTCATGCCCTACCTATGGCAGTATGCACCCACCTGGGCCTGGAGTATCACTGGCATGTTGGGTAAAAGGAGAATGGAGAACTTCAAGGCTGGACTG
- the dhrs7 gene encoding dehydrogenase/reductase SDR family member 7 isoform X2, whose translation MDCCVATLLCLGTALYLLVQVIRFIFADADLTLLWMVTFGKTPESTLRGKVVWITGASSGIGEELAYQLASLGARLIISAPQESELQKVKNHCLELGSLKEGDVLVLPFDLLERDTHAAKTRVAIQHFGNIDILINNGGRSQRSLFQDTNLEVIQALMDINYLGSVSVTKHVLPHMMQQGTGTLVAVSSVVGLAGAPLVTGYSASKHALRGFFNSLRTELADYPGITISTACPGPVQSGIVQNAFTEELHRPVAVAGEQSHKMATSRMRIPLTLQSPRRPEAFFSFCLFV comes from the exons ATGGATTGCTGTGTGGCGACCTTGCTGTGCCTCGGCACAGCGCTGTACTTGCTCGTTCAGGTGATTCGTTTCATCTTTGCGGACGCCGATCTGACTTTGCTCTGGATGGTGACGTTTGGAAAGACGCCAG AGAGTACATTGCGGGGAAAGGTGGTTTGGATTACAGGGGCTTCCAGCGGCATAGGAGAGGAGCTGGCCTATCAGCTAGCAAGCCTGGGGGCTCGCCTGATCATCTCTGCCCCGCAGGAGAGTGAGCTGCAGAAGGTGAAGAACCATTGTTTGG AGCTCGGCAGTTTGAAGGAAGGGGACGTTTTGGTCCTTCCCTTTGACTTGCTGGAGCGAGACACTCATGCTGCCAAAACGAGGGTCGCgatacagcactttggcaat ATTGACATCCTGATCAACAATGGGGGGCGCAGTCAGCGCTCCCTGTTCCAGGACACGAATCTGGAAGTTATCCAGGCCCTGATGGACATCAACTATCTGGGCAGCGTGTCGGTCACCAAGCACGTCTTGCCACACATGATGCAGCAGGGCACCGGCACCCTGGTAGCGGTCAGCAGTGTGGTGGGGCTGGCGGGGGCACCCCTGGTCACTGGCTACTCTGCTAGCAAGCATGCCCTGCGG GGTTTTTTCAACTCGCTGCGCACTGAGCTGGCAGACTACCCCGGGATCACCATAAGCACTGCATGTCCGGGGCCTGTGCAGTCTGGTATCGTCCAAAATGCCTTCACCGAGGAATTACATCGG CCGGTAGCTGTCGCTGGAGAACAGAGCCACAAGATGGCTACCTCGCG GATGCGGATTCCTCTTACTTTACAAAGCCCAAGACGTCCTGAGgcctttttttcattttgtttgtttgtttaa
- the dhrs7 gene encoding dehydrogenase/reductase SDR family member 7 isoform X1 gives MDCCVATLLCLGTALYLLVQVIRFIFADADLTLLWMVTFGKTPESTLRGKVVWITGASSGIGEELAYQLASLGARLIISAPQESELQKVKNHCLELGSLKEGDVLVLPFDLLERDTHAAKTRVAIQHFGNIDILINNGGRSQRSLFQDTNLEVIQALMDINYLGSVSVTKHVLPHMMQQGTGTLVAVSSVVGLAGAPLVTGYSASKHALRGFFNSLRTELADYPGITISTACPGPVQSGIVQNAFTEELHRPVAVAGEQSHKMATSRCVHLILVGIANQVKEMWIGQQPFLLMPYLWQYTPTWAWSFSGMLGKRRVENFKAGLDADSSYFTKPKTS, from the exons ATGGATTGCTGTGTGGCGACCTTGCTGTGCCTCGGCACAGCGCTGTACTTGCTCGTTCAGGTGATTCGTTTCATCTTTGCGGACGCCGATCTGACTTTGCTCTGGATGGTGACGTTTGGAAAGACGCCAG AGAGTACATTGCGGGGAAAGGTGGTTTGGATTACAGGGGCTTCCAGCGGCATAGGAGAGGAGCTGGCCTATCAGCTAGCAAGCCTGGGGGCTCGCCTGATCATCTCTGCCCCGCAGGAGAGTGAGCTGCAGAAGGTGAAGAACCATTGTTTGG AGCTCGGCAGTTTGAAGGAAGGGGACGTTTTGGTCCTTCCCTTTGACTTGCTGGAGCGAGACACTCATGCTGCCAAAACGAGGGTCGCgatacagcactttggcaat ATTGACATCCTGATCAACAATGGGGGGCGCAGTCAGCGCTCCCTGTTCCAGGACACGAATCTGGAAGTTATCCAGGCCCTGATGGACATCAACTATCTGGGCAGCGTGTCGGTCACCAAGCACGTCTTGCCACACATGATGCAGCAGGGCACCGGCACCCTGGTAGCGGTCAGCAGTGTGGTGGGGCTGGCGGGGGCACCCCTGGTCACTGGCTACTCTGCTAGCAAGCATGCCCTGCGG GGTTTTTTCAACTCGCTGCGCACTGAGCTGGCAGACTACCCCGGGATCACCATAAGCACTGCATGTCCGGGGCCTGTGCAGTCTGGTATCGTCCAAAATGCCTTCACCGAGGAATTACATCGG CCGGTAGCTGTCGCTGGAGAACAGAGCCACAAGATGGCTACCTCGCGGTGCGTACACTTGATATTGGTGGGCATAGCCAATCAGGTCAAGGAGATGTGGATCGGTCAGCAGCCGTTCCTGCTCATGCCCTACCTATGGCAGTATACACCCACCTGGGCCTGGAGTTTCTCTGGCATGTTGGGTAAAAGGAGAGTGGAGAACTTCAAGGCTGGACTG GATGCGGATTCCTCTTACTTTACAAAGCCCAAGACGTCCTGA